In a genomic window of Maricaulis maris MCS10:
- a CDS encoding LytTR family DNA-binding domain-containing protein codes for MRETTANLPGMTAHRPTILSALILIAALVSTLAFGGDALAQPQVHVALEDVRVCPARNDDTAPPDYTSPTCRSVPIRELDPQGAHLWVRMRLPLAAEHLRGDGPFGLMVLGKMSSEVFINGSLVGTNGQPGDDRRSETPGRIDASLFVPHTLVHQGNNIVDIRMSSHHGWLELVSPVHAILFGRFQDPTRIIITAYWPSLITFGVFLVSLVFFGVTAWRNEDRSQSALLAAAALFGGTELLVETARGLVAYPYPFQDVRLILITLCAAGFGLCILAYLLERMTSLGWRSKLARILVVLTALVPVVILMPGFDGKTVGVLTSCALAGLAWSALWTFQRRKGAAVLLIAFAAFLLVLFQVGSYFLDVGYFYAAAGVLAFAMYQQAQSLVAERRQRRLEARRALKLQTALDQARQKSAPAQIQLVSAGRVDYVSTDRIVQLKAAGDYVELHFEDGRTSLYSGTLGGLENELPPAFLRVHRSHVVNTLFVSALERDAGGTGELILSNGARVPVSRRILPAVRSALADKRPPQ; via the coding sequence ATGCGCGAGACAACCGCTAATCTGCCCGGCATGACCGCTCACCGCCCGACCATACTCTCCGCCCTCATCCTGATCGCAGCCCTGGTTTCGACACTCGCCTTCGGAGGCGACGCCTTGGCCCAGCCGCAGGTTCATGTCGCCCTTGAGGACGTGCGCGTCTGCCCGGCGCGCAATGACGACACCGCACCACCCGACTACACCTCGCCAACATGCCGCAGCGTGCCGATCCGTGAACTCGACCCGCAGGGCGCTCACCTGTGGGTCCGGATGCGCCTGCCGCTGGCGGCGGAGCATCTGCGCGGCGACGGCCCCTTCGGGCTGATGGTGCTGGGCAAGATGTCCAGCGAGGTCTTCATCAATGGAAGCCTAGTCGGCACCAATGGCCAGCCGGGCGATGACCGACGCTCGGAAACGCCCGGGCGGATCGATGCCAGCCTGTTCGTGCCCCACACCCTGGTGCATCAGGGCAACAATATCGTCGACATCCGCATGTCATCGCATCACGGCTGGCTGGAGCTGGTGTCTCCGGTCCACGCAATCCTGTTTGGCCGCTTTCAGGATCCCACCCGGATCATCATAACCGCCTACTGGCCCAGCCTGATCACTTTCGGCGTCTTTCTGGTCAGCCTGGTTTTCTTCGGGGTCACGGCGTGGCGCAATGAGGACCGGTCCCAATCGGCCCTGCTGGCGGCGGCGGCCCTGTTTGGCGGTACCGAGCTGCTGGTCGAAACAGCCCGCGGACTGGTCGCCTACCCCTACCCTTTCCAGGATGTCCGCCTGATCCTGATCACGCTGTGCGCCGCCGGGTTCGGCCTCTGCATCCTTGCCTACCTGCTCGAGCGGATGACGTCGCTGGGATGGCGCTCGAAACTGGCCCGGATACTGGTTGTCCTGACCGCCCTCGTCCCGGTGGTAATTCTGATGCCCGGCTTCGACGGCAAAACGGTTGGAGTCCTGACCAGCTGCGCCCTGGCCGGCCTCGCCTGGTCGGCGCTGTGGACATTCCAGCGTCGCAAGGGCGCTGCGGTCCTGCTCATAGCCTTCGCGGCCTTCCTTCTGGTGCTGTTCCAGGTCGGCTCATACTTTCTGGATGTCGGCTATTTCTACGCTGCCGCCGGAGTGCTGGCCTTCGCCATGTACCAGCAGGCCCAATCCCTGGTCGCCGAGCGCCGCCAGAGACGGCTCGAAGCCCGCCGCGCACTGAAACTGCAAACGGCCCTCGACCAGGCCCGGCAGAAGTCCGCGCCAGCCCAGATCCAGCTCGTCAGTGCCGGTCGCGTCGACTATGTCTCGACCGACCGGATCGTCCAGCTCAAGGCCGCCGGTGATTATGTCGAGCTGCATTTCGAGGATGGCCGCACATCGCTCTATTCCGGCACGCTGGGCGGGCTGGAGAATGAATTGCCGCCGGCCTTCCTGCGGGTCCACCGCTCCCATGTCGTCAACACGCTCTTCGTCTCGGCCCTGGAGCGTGATGCCGGCGGCACCGGCGAGCTGATCCTGTCCAACGGCGCACGAGTGCCCGTCAGCCGCCGAATCCTTCCGGCAGTCCGGTCGGCGCTTGCCGACAAGCGCCCGCCTCAATAG
- a CDS encoding alpha/beta hydrolase, whose amino-acid sequence MKRLTMARAGLLAGAIFASVTAAGLAAQPGGETAIVFAAQSGDTADAFRGEFQVPENRADPDSRMITISYVRFPATGESAGPPIIYLAGGPGGSGSGTAERQRFPLFMAMRQHGDVIAFDQRGTGQSQRPPRCVSSQSADDSARVSDAGIIASQRAALSECLAFWDSEGVDVLGYTTRESVADLSDLRVHLGAERMSLWGISYGSHLALAALNEIPDEIDRVIIASAEGLDQTVKLPARTDDYIARLQEAVNTQPAAAALYPDIAGLMRRVHAQLEAEPILMQVPQADGTSLPFLLQRHHLQQFSSGLIADPTNAGLLPALYAGVERGETQLPIALLQYFWTPGEAITMSAMPTGMDLASGISADRLVLVEQQAETSLLGAYLNFPMPQLNRAVPGLDLGPDFRRGPTGDTPVLLLTGTLDGRTYPQSQREAVAGLSDVTQVTVVNAGHNLFMTTPEVGEAMHAFMRGEPVASGEIVIELPDFLANPFER is encoded by the coding sequence ATGAAACGACTGACAATGGCCCGGGCGGGTTTGCTGGCAGGGGCGATTTTTGCCTCAGTGACGGCTGCCGGCCTGGCGGCGCAGCCCGGCGGCGAGACCGCCATCGTCTTTGCCGCCCAGAGCGGCGACACGGCTGATGCCTTTCGCGGTGAATTCCAGGTGCCGGAAAACCGGGCCGACCCGGACAGCCGGATGATCACCATCAGCTATGTGCGGTTTCCGGCGACCGGCGAGAGCGCCGGACCTCCCATCATCTATCTCGCGGGCGGCCCTGGTGGCTCCGGATCCGGCACGGCCGAGCGTCAGCGTTTTCCGCTCTTCATGGCGATGCGCCAGCATGGCGATGTGATCGCCTTTGACCAGCGCGGCACCGGGCAGTCCCAACGGCCGCCGCGTTGTGTGAGCAGCCAGTCCGCCGACGACAGCGCGCGGGTCAGCGATGCCGGCATCATTGCCAGCCAGCGGGCGGCCCTGAGCGAGTGCCTGGCCTTCTGGGATAGCGAAGGCGTGGATGTGCTCGGCTATACGACCCGTGAAAGCGTCGCCGACCTGTCCGATCTTCGGGTTCATCTCGGTGCCGAGCGGATGTCGCTCTGGGGTATCTCTTATGGCAGCCACCTGGCACTCGCAGCCTTGAACGAAATTCCTGACGAGATTGACCGCGTCATCATCGCCAGCGCCGAAGGGCTCGACCAGACGGTCAAGCTGCCGGCCAGGACCGATGACTATATCGCGCGGCTGCAAGAGGCGGTGAACACCCAGCCCGCTGCTGCCGCACTCTATCCCGATATTGCCGGCCTGATGCGCCGCGTTCATGCGCAGCTGGAAGCCGAGCCGATCCTGATGCAGGTGCCACAGGCGGACGGGACGAGCCTGCCCTTCCTGCTGCAACGCCATCATCTCCAGCAATTTTCGTCCGGGCTGATCGCCGATCCGACCAATGCCGGCCTCCTGCCGGCGCTCTATGCCGGTGTGGAGAGGGGCGAGACCCAGCTGCCGATCGCGCTCCTGCAATATTTCTGGACGCCCGGCGAGGCGATCACGATGAGTGCGATGCCGACCGGCATGGACCTGGCGTCGGGCATCAGTGCCGACCGCCTGGTTCTCGTCGAACAGCAGGCTGAGACCTCGCTTCTGGGTGCCTATCTGAATTTTCCCATGCCGCAATTGAACAGGGCTGTCCCCGGCCTCGATCTGGGTCCGGACTTCCGTCGCGGGCCGACCGGCGACACGCCCGTGCTCCTGCTGACGGGAACGCTCGACGGGCGGACTTATCCGCAAAGCCAGCGCGAGGCGGTTGCCGGGCTGAGCGATGTCACCCAGGTCACGGTCGTCAATGCCGGGCATAATCTCTTCATGACGACCCCAGAGGTGGGCGAAGCGATGCATGCCTTCATGCGCGGGGAGCCGGTCGCGAGCGGGGAGATCGTGATCGAACTGCCGGACTTCCTCGCCAACCCGTTTGAAAGATAG
- a CDS encoding RNA polymerase sigma factor: MSSQPTDAALVAAARSGNDAAYARIVDRYQGAIRAFLRRLSPYDADADDLAQEVFLAGWTELRRLRQPERLKTWLFSIAWRKAKGQARTMARSRQRDHDWQDLRPDSETPQTERAIALRQALAQLPPDQRAAISLCLGEGWSHGDAANVLEMPLGTVKSHVLRGRARLAEILGVGDGQD, from the coding sequence ATGAGTTCGCAACCGACGGACGCGGCGCTCGTCGCGGCGGCCCGCTCGGGCAATGATGCGGCCTATGCGCGGATCGTCGACCGGTATCAGGGGGCGATCCGCGCCTTCCTGCGCCGGTTGAGCCCCTATGATGCGGATGCCGATGATCTGGCGCAGGAGGTCTTCCTCGCGGGCTGGACCGAATTGCGCCGGCTGCGCCAGCCCGAGCGGTTGAAGACCTGGCTGTTCTCGATCGCCTGGCGCAAGGCCAAGGGCCAGGCCCGGACGATGGCCCGCTCGCGCCAGCGCGACCATGACTGGCAGGACTTGCGCCCGGACAGCGAGACACCCCAGACCGAGCGCGCCATCGCCCTGCGGCAGGCGCTGGCCCAGCTGCCGCCAGACCAACGCGCCGCCATCTCGCTCTGCCTGGGCGAGGGCTGGTCGCATGGCGATGCCGCAAACGTCTTGGAAATGCCGCTGGGGACTGTAAAATCACATGTATTGCGAGGGCGTGCGCGCCTCGCCGAAATCCTGGGAGTGGGTGATGGACAAGACTGA
- a CDS encoding NnrU family protein: MLVLTAGLVLFLGVHCLRLVPGLRDTLQARLGATPYKLTYTVISLIGFGLIIYGKVIAHPTPSIWTTPGWGHQAALFAVPVGIILLTSAYAPGHIRRWVRHPMLAGVVVWSGAHLLANAEASAVLLFGSFFVWSLVTFIAACLRETPPPVVKGWGGDLTAIVLGLIAALIILNFHMYLFGVAVIG, translated from the coding sequence ATGCTGGTTTTGACTGCGGGACTGGTCCTGTTTCTGGGTGTGCATTGCCTGCGCCTGGTACCGGGGCTGCGCGACACGTTGCAGGCCCGTCTTGGCGCAACGCCCTACAAGCTGACCTATACCGTGATCTCACTGATCGGCTTTGGCCTGATCATTTACGGCAAGGTTATCGCCCATCCGACCCCATCGATCTGGACAACACCGGGCTGGGGGCACCAGGCCGCGCTTTTCGCCGTCCCCGTCGGGATCATCCTTCTCACCTCCGCCTATGCGCCGGGCCATATCCGCCGCTGGGTGCGCCATCCTATGCTGGCCGGTGTCGTGGTCTGGTCCGGGGCGCATCTGCTGGCCAATGCCGAGGCGTCGGCGGTGTTGCTGTTCGGCAGTTTCTTCGTGTGGTCGCTTGTCACCTTCATCGCCGCTTGCCTTCGCGAGACCCCGCCACCCGTGGTGAAGGGCTGGGGCGGCGATCTGACAGCAATTGTGCTGGGTTTGATTGCAGCGCTTATCATATTGAATTTTCACATGTATCTGTTTGGCGTTGCGGTCATCGGATAG
- a CDS encoding DUF6249 domain-containing protein — protein MVKGRAVRLTTEVDMAEDVLVPLGLFLMVVGIVWISVNASTQKRKSILKVVEEGIRSGQTMTPETIRALGMPRKNSNGDLKGGLILIAVAAAFAVFGMSIGSVAGEEDVFRIMVSIAAFPGFIGLVLVGFGLLGRKKEGSE, from the coding sequence ATGGTCAAAGGCCGCGCGGTGCGGCTCACTACGGAGGTTGATATGGCGGAAGATGTACTTGTTCCCCTCGGTTTGTTCCTGATGGTTGTCGGGATTGTGTGGATTTCGGTGAATGCATCGACGCAAAAGCGAAAGTCCATTCTCAAAGTGGTCGAGGAAGGCATTCGCTCTGGTCAAACCATGACCCCGGAGACCATTCGGGCATTGGGCATGCCGCGCAAGAATAGCAATGGTGACCTGAAAGGGGGCCTGATCCTGATCGCTGTGGCCGCGGCATTCGCCGTGTTCGGCATGTCGATCGGCTCGGTTGCTGGCGAGGAGGATGTGTTCCGCATCATGGTTTCCATCGCGGCCTTCCCCGGCTTTATCGGTCTGGTTCTCGTCGGCTTCGGCCTGCTGGGACGCAAGAAAGAGGGCTCCGAGTAA
- a CDS encoding RNA polymerase sigma factor → MKASDEELTALVVATKNPAAFGELVRRHQGLVRGMLNRMCRNHALADDLAQDAFIRAFEKIGSFKGTGSFKSWLCSIAYTQFLMSARKRKATERVLEKYKADVEESEAPRDMGNVVDLDRGLATLKEDERIAVVLCYSCGMSHSEAAEATGMPLGTVKSHVNRGRAKLQAFFADAEVMVS, encoded by the coding sequence ATGAAGGCGTCGGACGAAGAACTCACAGCCCTGGTGGTCGCCACGAAAAACCCGGCGGCCTTCGGGGAGCTGGTCCGGCGCCATCAGGGCCTGGTTCGGGGCATGCTGAACCGCATGTGCCGCAATCACGCCCTCGCCGACGATCTCGCCCAGGACGCTTTCATCCGGGCCTTTGAGAAGATCGGCAGCTTCAAGGGCACAGGCTCGTTCAAGTCCTGGCTGTGCTCGATTGCCTACACCCAGTTCCTGATGTCGGCGCGCAAGCGCAAGGCGACTGAGCGGGTGCTGGAGAAGTACAAGGCCGATGTCGAGGAAAGTGAAGCCCCGCGCGACATGGGCAATGTGGTTGATCTCGATCGCGGGCTCGCCACATTGAAGGAAGACGAACGGATCGCGGTGGTGTTGTGTTATTCATGCGGTATGTCGCATTCGGAAGCTGCTGAGGCGACCGGCATGCCGCTGGGAACGGTCAAGTCGCACGTCAATCGCGGCCGGGCCAAATTGCAGGCGTTCTTTGCGGACGCGGAGGTTATGGTGTCATGA
- the panB gene encoding 3-methyl-2-oxobutanoate hydroxymethyltransferase has protein sequence MSAQSKSPTKARRITAPDIRARKGGEPLVCLTAYDAPMARILDPHCDLLLVGDSVGMVVHGLDSTVGVTLDMMILHGQAVMRGARQALVAVDMPFGSYEQSPEQAFANAARVMAETGCQAIKIESGTYAADTIRFMAARSIPVIGHIGLRPQAALADGGFRAKGRTQAERQRVIDEALATAEAGAFAIVIEGVAEDLAREITETVDVPTIGIGASAACDGQILVTQDMLGVFDWTPKFVKRYDNMAERTDAAVAQFASDVRDRSFPSQREVYTMKRSDG, from the coding sequence ATGTCTGCCCAGTCAAAGTCCCCGACCAAGGCCCGCCGTATCACCGCCCCGGATATCCGTGCCCGCAAGGGCGGAGAGCCACTTGTCTGCCTGACCGCCTATGACGCGCCGATGGCGCGCATCCTCGATCCCCATTGCGATCTTTTGCTGGTCGGCGACAGTGTCGGCATGGTGGTGCACGGGCTGGACAGTACGGTCGGTGTGACGCTGGACATGATGATCCTGCACGGACAGGCCGTGATGCGCGGCGCCCGTCAGGCACTGGTCGCGGTCGACATGCCGTTTGGCAGCTATGAGCAGTCACCCGAGCAGGCCTTTGCCAATGCCGCACGCGTGATGGCCGAGACCGGCTGTCAGGCGATCAAGATCGAGAGCGGCACCTATGCCGCCGACACGATCCGTTTCATGGCGGCCCGCTCGATCCCGGTGATCGGCCATATCGGATTGCGTCCCCAGGCGGCCCTCGCCGATGGCGGGTTCAGGGCCAAGGGGCGGACCCAGGCCGAGCGCCAGCGCGTGATCGATGAGGCCCTGGCGACGGCCGAGGCCGGTGCCTTCGCGATCGTCATTGAGGGCGTGGCCGAGGACCTGGCGCGTGAAATCACCGAGACAGTGGATGTCCCCACCATCGGAATCGGCGCTTCAGCCGCCTGTGACGGGCAGATCCTGGTCACCCAGGACATGCTGGGCGTGTTCGACTGGACGCCGAAATTCGTCAAGCGCTATGACAATATGGCCGAGCGTACCGATGCCGCCGTGGCGCAATTTGCCAGCGATGTCCGCGATCGCAGCTTTCCCTCGCAGCGCGAGGTCTACACCATGAAGCGTTCGGACGGCTGA
- a CDS encoding tetratricopeptide repeat protein, whose product MVDIFEEVDEELRRDKYQDLLRQWGPWALGAALAVIAGSVAWQSFDAWQTGGRQTASDAFIAAMTHSESGELALAAAGLETLAENGTPGYVSLALIQRGNVAIEQGDNAAATGFFEQAAAQASDPLLRDMAEIRAVWSSWDSLSFSDIDLRLSRLVNADSPYRHIARETIAAAALRADNIERARTQYQFLSFSSDAPAGVQRRAQEAMALIAQRMALAEPAADEATTDDAVTGADPSAPVDGAAETAAEEETTDAGDSGDD is encoded by the coding sequence GTGGTCGATATTTTTGAAGAAGTCGACGAAGAACTTCGCCGGGACAAGTATCAGGATTTGTTGCGTCAATGGGGCCCTTGGGCTCTGGGCGCGGCCTTGGCGGTGATCGCCGGATCCGTGGCCTGGCAGAGCTTCGATGCCTGGCAGACCGGCGGCCGCCAAACGGCCTCCGATGCCTTTATCGCGGCGATGACGCATTCCGAGTCAGGCGAGCTGGCGCTGGCCGCGGCCGGACTGGAAACGCTCGCCGAGAATGGCACGCCCGGTTACGTGTCGCTGGCGCTGATCCAGCGCGGCAATGTCGCGATCGAGCAGGGTGACAATGCGGCCGCGACCGGGTTCTTCGAACAGGCCGCAGCGCAAGCAAGCGATCCGCTTCTGCGTGACATGGCTGAAATCCGGGCCGTTTGGTCATCCTGGGACAGCCTGTCGTTTTCCGATATCGATCTGCGTCTGAGCCGCCTGGTCAATGCGGACTCGCCCTATCGCCATATCGCTCGCGAAACGATCGCGGCCGCGGCCCTGCGTGCAGACAATATCGAGCGGGCACGGACCCAGTACCAATTCCTGTCCTTCTCCAGCGACGCGCCGGCCGGAGTGCAGCGCCGCGCCCAGGAAGCGATGGCGCTGATCGCCCAGCGCATGGCTCTGGCAGAGCCTGCCGCCGACGAGGCGACCACTGACGACGCAGTGACGGGAGCTGATCCGTCAGCGCCGGTCGACGGCGCGGCGGAAACCGCCGCCGAAGAAGAAACCACCGATGCCGGGGATTCAGGCGATGATTGA
- a CDS encoding PQQ-binding-like beta-propeller repeat protein — protein sequence MIDVKRIRTLLGVALIAPLAACSSVPNPLDMIPGRGNDSDSERLNGDAPTDGRVSILNFEQGLNLDNDGEARVVDLPPAYVNTVWPQPGGYPTNAVQHTQASGSLAIAWREGFGNGSDNDRRLNARPVVAGDNVYAIDARGEVVAMNANTGSVVWRHRIEASERYDRMSFGGGIAFDGGRLYVHTGLNFFVALDAGSGSEIWRSSTLVPFHGSPTVADGRVFVSSDDNELLALDTDSGQVLWTYQGIVESARLLTAPSPAVLGDIVVAPFASGELIALRVQNGNPIWQDSLTRAGGLTAMSEINDVAGSPVVVDNTVYAMSHSGLLAAISLRTGERLWSQPAGGLHAPWVAGDFLFITTSEAEIVCINRLDGEVYWITQLPLFENARERKNRLAWTGPVMAGGRLVVASSRGDMTVLNAFDGSVVSERDLPGDVFVPPVIANETVYVVTDDARMIALR from the coding sequence ATGATTGATGTAAAGCGTATCCGCACCCTTCTTGGTGTGGCCCTGATTGCCCCGCTGGCGGCTTGCTCGTCTGTTCCCAACCCGCTCGACATGATCCCTGGCCGTGGCAATGACAGTGATTCCGAGCGGCTGAATGGTGATGCGCCGACCGATGGCCGCGTCTCCATCCTCAATTTCGAACAGGGTCTGAACCTCGACAATGATGGCGAGGCGCGGGTCGTCGACCTGCCGCCGGCCTATGTCAACACGGTCTGGCCCCAGCCGGGTGGCTATCCGACCAATGCCGTCCAGCACACCCAGGCCAGCGGATCGCTTGCCATCGCCTGGCGTGAAGGTTTCGGCAATGGCTCCGACAATGACCGCCGCCTGAATGCCCGCCCGGTCGTGGCCGGTGATAATGTTTATGCCATCGACGCGCGCGGCGAAGTGGTCGCGATGAACGCCAACACCGGATCGGTTGTCTGGCGACACCGGATCGAAGCGTCCGAACGCTATGACCGGATGTCATTCGGTGGCGGCATCGCCTTCGATGGCGGACGTCTTTATGTGCACACAGGCCTGAATTTCTTCGTCGCCCTTGATGCCGGCTCGGGCTCGGAGATCTGGCGCTCCTCGACACTCGTGCCCTTCCATGGTTCGCCGACGGTCGCCGATGGCCGGGTCTTTGTGTCCAGCGATGACAATGAATTGCTGGCGCTCGATACCGATAGTGGCCAGGTGCTGTGGACCTATCAGGGCATTGTTGAATCGGCCCGTCTTCTGACCGCACCAAGCCCGGCCGTGCTGGGCGATATCGTCGTGGCGCCTTTCGCCTCGGGCGAGCTGATCGCCCTGCGCGTCCAGAACGGCAACCCGATCTGGCAGGACAGCCTGACGCGCGCCGGTGGCCTGACCGCCATGTCCGAGATCAATGATGTCGCCGGCAGCCCGGTCGTGGTCGACAATACCGTCTACGCCATGAGCCATTCCGGTCTGCTCGCCGCGATTTCGCTGCGTACCGGCGAACGCCTGTGGAGCCAGCCGGCCGGTGGGCTGCATGCGCCGTGGGTTGCGGGAGACTTCCTCTTCATCACGACCAGTGAAGCCGAGATCGTCTGCATCAACCGGCTTGACGGTGAGGTCTACTGGATCACCCAATTGCCGCTGTTCGAAAATGCGCGCGAACGCAAGAATCGCCTGGCCTGGACCGGTCCGGTCATGGCCGGTGGACGCCTCGTTGTGGCCTCCAGCCGGGGTGACATGACGGTGCTGAATGCCTTCGATGGCAGCGTGGTTTCGGAACGTGATCTGCCGGGTGATGTGTTTGTCCCCCCTGTCATTGCCAATGAAACCGTATATGTCGTCACCGATGACGCGCGGATGATCGCGCTCCGCTAG
- the der gene encoding ribosome biogenesis GTPase Der has product MTAHLPRIAVVGRPNVGKSTLFNRLAGKPLAIVDDRPGVTRDRREARGRLGDLPLLLIDTAGYDDSEKDGLDAEMRTQTEMAIHDADLCLLLIDARAGVTPLDVVFADVIRRSGKPVLLLANKCEGKAGESGLIDAFELGMGEPIAFSAAHGAGIGDLYDAVVHTLGPMAKAARRGSKDDGDPPLRIAVIGRPNAGKSTLINTLIGEERLITGPEAGITRDAISVDWVWDGRRVRLHDTAGLRKRGKVADRLERMSAADTLRAVKFAEVVLLLMDAEHPLEKQDLHLADMAYKEGRAVAIAVSKMDLVPNREAYLKEIRLEFERLLPQMTGAPVLPMSALKKKGLDAIMPTLAKLHENWDAKVKTRDLNDWLHEMTERHPPPAVNGRRIKPRYMTQTKGRPPTFVLMCSRASDLPESYKRYLVNGLREAFDLPGVPIRLIVKAGKNPYVDGDRGGSGTGEKAGKPSHPNRTPGRPKGQRPSIGRAAARKP; this is encoded by the coding sequence ATGACTGCTCACTTACCCCGCATCGCCGTCGTTGGACGGCCCAATGTGGGAAAATCGACACTTTTCAATCGATTGGCCGGAAAACCACTGGCCATTGTCGATGACCGGCCGGGTGTAACCCGCGACCGCCGCGAGGCGCGTGGGCGTTTGGGTGATCTGCCCTTATTGCTGATCGACACCGCCGGTTATGATGATTCCGAGAAAGACGGCCTGGATGCGGAGATGCGCACCCAGACTGAAATGGCCATCCATGATGCCGATCTCTGTCTGCTGCTGATCGATGCGCGGGCCGGGGTCACACCCCTTGATGTCGTCTTTGCCGATGTGATCCGCCGCTCGGGAAAACCGGTCCTGCTGCTGGCCAACAAGTGCGAAGGCAAGGCGGGCGAAAGCGGCCTGATCGACGCGTTCGAACTGGGCATGGGCGAACCGATCGCTTTCTCCGCCGCCCATGGCGCCGGCATTGGCGATCTTTATGACGCGGTGGTCCACACGCTTGGTCCGATGGCCAAGGCGGCCCGTCGCGGCAGCAAGGATGATGGCGACCCGCCATTGCGCATCGCCGTCATCGGTCGTCCGAATGCCGGCAAATCGACCCTGATCAACACGCTGATCGGCGAGGAACGCCTGATTACCGGGCCCGAAGCCGGGATCACCCGGGACGCGATTTCGGTCGACTGGGTCTGGGATGGGCGACGGGTGCGGTTGCATGATACCGCCGGCCTGCGCAAGCGCGGCAAGGTGGCGGACCGGCTCGAGCGCATGAGCGCCGCCGACACGCTGCGCGCCGTCAAGTTCGCCGAAGTGGTGCTGCTGCTGATGGATGCCGAGCATCCGCTTGAGAAACAGGACCTGCACCTGGCCGACATGGCCTACAAGGAAGGTCGAGCGGTCGCGATCGCCGTGTCCAAGATGGACCTCGTGCCCAATCGCGAAGCCTATCTCAAGGAAATCCGGCTCGAGTTCGAGCGTCTGCTGCCACAGATGACCGGTGCGCCCGTATTGCCGATGTCGGCCCTGAAGAAAAAGGGTCTCGACGCGATCATGCCGACCCTGGCCAAGCTGCACGAAAACTGGGACGCCAAGGTCAAGACCCGCGATCTCAATGACTGGCTGCACGAGATGACCGAGCGTCATCCACCGCCCGCCGTCAATGGCCGCCGCATCAAGCCGCGCTACATGACCCAGACCAAGGGCCGTCCGCCGACCTTCGTGCTGATGTGCTCGCGCGCCTCGGATCTGCCGGAAAGCTACAAGCGCTATCTGGTCAATGGACTGCGCGAAGCCTTTGACCTGCCCGGCGTGCCGATCCGTCTGATCGTCAAGGCTGGCAAGAACCCCTATGTCGATGGCGATCGCGGTGGCAGCGGCACGGGCGAGAAGGCGGGCAAGCCGTCGCATCCGAACCGGACTCCGGGGCGCCCCAAAGGTCAGCGCCCATCGATTGGTCGGGCCGCGGCGCGCAAACCCTAG
- a CDS encoding SDR family NAD(P)-dependent oxidoreductase has product MTQTDLDGRLALVSGASRGIGRAMALELAKAGAHVIATARTTGGLEELDDDIVKAGGSCTIVPLDLMSPDGIEKLGGVITERWEKLDILLANAGSLGVLTPASQVKSKTWHDVIGVNLMAPARMIRAFEPLLLASDAGRAVFISSGAASSRRAFWAPYAASKAALDALVESWANEHVNNPNIRINTVYPGALRTQMRSKAFPGENPDTLPEPSALWPTIAELVSPDCTRNGETVKFDG; this is encoded by the coding sequence ATGACCCAGACAGATCTTGACGGCCGCCTCGCTCTCGTCAGCGGGGCGTCGCGCGGTATTGGCCGCGCCATGGCGCTCGAATTGGCCAAGGCCGGTGCCCATGTCATCGCCACGGCTCGCACAACGGGCGGTCTCGAAGAGCTGGACGATGATATCGTGAAAGCCGGCGGCAGCTGCACCATCGTGCCGCTCGACCTGATGAGCCCGGACGGGATCGAAAAGCTGGGCGGCGTGATCACCGAGCGCTGGGAAAAACTGGACATCCTGCTTGCCAATGCCGGCTCTCTCGGCGTCCTGACCCCAGCCTCACAGGTCAAATCCAAGACCTGGCATGATGTGATTGGCGTCAACCTGATGGCTCCGGCCCGCATGATCCGGGCCTTCGAGCCGCTTCTGCTGGCCTCTGACGCCGGTCGGGCCGTTTTCATATCCTCGGGTGCCGCCAGTTCGCGCCGCGCCTTCTGGGCGCCCTATGCGGCGTCCAAGGCCGCCCTCGACGCGCTGGTCGAGAGCTGGGCCAATGAACACGTCAACAATCCGAACATCCGCATCAACACGGTCTACCCCGGCGCGCTGCGCACACAGATGCGGTCCAAGGCCTTCCCCGGCGAAAATCCGGACACGCTGCCGGAGCCGTCCGCCCTGTGGCCGACGATTGCCGAGCTGGTGAGCCCGGATTGCACGCGCAATGGTGAAACCGTCAAATTTGACGGCTAG